From the genome of Streptomyces spinoverrucosus:
ACGACGACAAGCAGTACCAGGACGCCCGGATCATCTTCGTCGACACGGAAGTGTCCAACTGGACCTTCGACCCGGTGCGCAAGCAGTACTTCTTCCACCGGTTCTTCTCCCACCAACCGGACCTCAACTACGAGAACCCGGCCGTCCAGGAGGAGATCCTCTCGGCGCTGCGCTTCTGGCTGGACCTCGGCATCGACGGCTTCCGTCTGGACGCCGTGCCCTACCTCTACGCGGAGGAGGGCACCAACTGCGAAAACCTTCCGGCGACCCACGAGTTCCTGAAGCGGGTGCGCAAGGAGATCGACGCCCACTATCCGGACACGGTGCTGCTCGCGGAGGCCAACCAGTGGCCCGAGGACGTCGTCGACTACTTCGGCGACTACACCTCCGGCGGCGACGAATGCCACATGGCCTTCCACTTCCCGGTCATGCCGCGCATCTTCATGGCCGTACGGCGGGAATCCCGCTACCCGGTATCGGAGATCCTCGCCAAGACCCCGGCGATCCCCTCCGGCTGCCAGTGGGGCATCTTCCTGCGCAACCACGACGAGCTCACCCTCGAAATGGTCACCGACGAAGAGCGCGACTACATGTACGCGGAGTACGCCAAGGACCCGCGCATGCGCGCCAACATCGGCATCCGCCGCAGGCTGGCGCCCCTGCTCGACAACGACCGCAACCAGATCGAGCTGTTCACGGCTCTGCTGCTGTCGCTCCCGGGCTCGCCGATCCTCTACTACGGCGACGAGATCGGCATGGGCGACAACATCTGGCTCGGCGACCGAGACGCCGTCCGCACTCCCATGCAGTGGACGCCCGACCGCAACGCGGGCTTCTCCTCCTGCGACCCGGGACGGCTCTTCCTGCCGACGATCATGGACCCGGTCTACGGTTACCAGGTCGCCAACGTCGAGGCGTCGATGTCCTCGCCGTCGTCGCTGCTGCACTGGACCCGCCGGATGATCGAGATCCGCAAGCAGAACCCAGCCTTCGGCCTCGGCTCGTACACCGAACTCCAGTCCTCCAACCCGGCCGTACTGGCGTTTCTGCGGGAGCACGGCGACGACCTCGTGCTGTGCGTGCACAACTTCTCCCGCTTCCCGCAGCCGACCGAACTCGACCTGCGCACCTTCAGCGGACGCCATCCGGTCGAGCTGATCGGTGGGGTCCGCTTCCCAGCGATCGGCGAACTGCCGTACCTGCTCACCCTCGCGGGGCACGGCTTCTACTGGTTCCGGCTCCGCAAGGACGCCGCCTAGAACGTCCGGGGCGGGGCGGTTTCTCCCGTCCCGCCCGGGGCACGCATCAGTAACACCCCGTCCGCCCGCGTGAGCCGAGACCGGCTGACAGCGCCCGCAGGCGAACCGGAGAAGGGGAAAGGACGCACGCCATGTCGGAAGCCGTCAT
Proteins encoded in this window:
- the treS gene encoding maltose alpha-D-glucosyltransferase, with protein sequence MIVNEPVPDTFEDTPAKDRDPQWFKRAVFYEVLVRSFQDSNGDGVGDLKGLTAKLDYLQWLGVDCLWLPPFFKSPLRDGGYDVSDYTAVLPEFGDLADFVEFVDAAHQRGMRVIIDFVMNHTSDQHPWFQESRRDPDGPYGDYYMWADDDKQYQDARIIFVDTEVSNWTFDPVRKQYFFHRFFSHQPDLNYENPAVQEEILSALRFWLDLGIDGFRLDAVPYLYAEEGTNCENLPATHEFLKRVRKEIDAHYPDTVLLAEANQWPEDVVDYFGDYTSGGDECHMAFHFPVMPRIFMAVRRESRYPVSEILAKTPAIPSGCQWGIFLRNHDELTLEMVTDEERDYMYAEYAKDPRMRANIGIRRRLAPLLDNDRNQIELFTALLLSLPGSPILYYGDEIGMGDNIWLGDRDAVRTPMQWTPDRNAGFSSCDPGRLFLPTIMDPVYGYQVANVEASMSSPSSLLHWTRRMIEIRKQNPAFGLGSYTELQSSNPAVLAFLREHGDDLVLCVHNFSRFPQPTELDLRTFSGRHPVELIGGVRFPAIGELPYLLTLAGHGFYWFRLRKDAA